One region of Malania oleifera isolate guangnan ecotype guangnan chromosome 6, ASM2987363v1, whole genome shotgun sequence genomic DNA includes:
- the LOC131158453 gene encoding disease resistance response protein 206-like, with amino-acid sequence MGAAKTSCSNTTLALFFIFLSLCSASSQGKMSLGENKQRKPCKTMTLYFHDILYDGTNAENATSVIVAAPEGHNRTILAEQFHFGNIVVFDDPVTKDNNLHSEPVGRAQGLYLYDTKNTFTAWLGFTFVLNTTEHSGTLQFMGADPIMVKHRDVSVVGGTGDFFMTRGVATVSTDSYEGSVYFRLRVNIKLYECW; translated from the coding sequence atGGGAGCAGCAAAGACTTCCTGCAGCAACACAACACTAGCTCTATTCTTCATCTTCCTTTCTCTGTGTTCAGCCTCCTCTCAAGGCAAAATGTCATTGGGGGAAAACAAGCAGCGGAAGCCATGCAAGACCATGACTCTCTACTTCCATGACATTCTTTACGACGGCACCAACGCGGAGAACGCGACCTCGGTGATAGTGGCGGCGCCGGAGGGCCACAACCGCACGATACTGGCGGAACAGTTCCATTTCGGGAACATTGTGGTATTCGACGACCCGGTAACGAAGGACAACAACCTGCACTCGGAGCCGGTGGGGCGGGCGCAGGGGCTGTACCTGTACGACACCAAGAACACGTTCACGGCGTGGCTGGGGTTCACGTTTGTGCTGAACACGACGGAGCACAGCGGGACCCTGCAGTTCATGGGGGCGGATCCCATCATGGTGAAGCACAGGGATGTGTCGGTGGTAGGGGGCACCGGCGACTTCTTCATGACCCGGGGAGTTGCTACTGTTTCGACGGATTCGTATGAGGGGAGCGTGTACTTCAGGCTGCGGGTCAACATTAAGTTGTATGAGTGTTGGTGA